Below is a genomic region from Streptomyces ferrugineus.
AACCGGGTGCCGGGCGCCTCGCGCATGCCCTTCGAATGGACGGTCAACCCCTACCGAGGCTGTTCGCACGCGTGCGTCTACTGCTTCGCCCGTAAGACCCACAGCTATCTGGACCTCGACACCGGCCTCGGCTTCGACTCCCAGATCGTGGTGAAGGTGAACGCGCCGGAGCTGCTGCGCCGCCAGCTGTCCGCACGGCGCTGGCAGGGCGAGCACATAGCGATGGGCACCAACGTCGACTGCTACCAGCGCGCGGAGGGCCGCTACCGCCTGATGCCGGGCATCCTCGCCGCCCTGCGGGACCACGCCAACCCCTACTCGATCCTGACCAAGGGCACGCTGATCCTGCGCGACCTCGACCTGCTGAAGCAGTCCGCCGAGGTGACGGACGTCGGCGTGTCCGTCTCGGTCGGCTTCACCGACCCGGAGCTGTGGCGCACCGTGGAGCCGGGCACGCCCACCCCCGAGCGGCGCCTGGACGTCGTACGGACCCTGACCGAGCACGGGCTCGGGTGCGGTGTGCTGATGGCGCCGGTGATTCCGTTCCTGAGCGACCACCCGGCCCAACTGCGGGCCACGGTGCGGGCGATCGCCGCCTCGGGGGCCACCTCCGTCACCCCGCTGGTGCTGCATCTGCGGCCCGGGGCCCGCGAGTGGTTCATGGCGTGGCTCGGCCGCGAACACCCGCATCTGGTGCGCCGTTACCAGCGGCTGTACGCGGACGGCGCCTACGCGCCGAAGTGGTACCAGCGCCGGATCACCCGTCAGGTCCATGATCTGGCGCAGGAGTACGGCATCGGCCCCACGCGCGCGGGGATGCGCCGTCGGATCCCCGAACCCGAGCCGGCCGAGCCCGCGACGACCGAACCGACTCAACTCTCGCTCCTTTGAGAGCATTGGGGCGCACTCCGCGACCCGATCGGGTCAAGTATTGACAGAACGGGTTCTTTCGTACGGCCTTCCCGGGACGAGAACCCCATGAGACGACGCGCCGCCGTGCTGTGCACTGCCGCCCTCGTGGCCGGGACCGTGGCGGCCGTCCCCGCCCGGGCGAGCGCCACGCCCCTCGCCTGGAGGCAGTGCGGCACCGAGAAGTATCCGACGTTGCAGTGCGCGTCCCTGAAGGTGCCGCTCGACCACAGCG
It encodes:
- a CDS encoding Rv2578c family radical SAM protein encodes the protein MRWENLTLESDHSRADAALFGADAVVTRTFDTPEFAGITFHEIRARSIINRVPGASRMPFEWTVNPYRGCSHACVYCFARKTHSYLDLDTGLGFDSQIVVKVNAPELLRRQLSARRWQGEHIAMGTNVDCYQRAEGRYRLMPGILAALRDHANPYSILTKGTLILRDLDLLKQSAEVTDVGVSVSVGFTDPELWRTVEPGTPTPERRLDVVRTLTEHGLGCGVLMAPVIPFLSDHPAQLRATVRAIAASGATSVTPLVLHLRPGAREWFMAWLGREHPHLVRRYQRLYADGAYAPKWYQRRITRQVHDLAQEYGIGPTRAGMRRRIPEPEPAEPATTEPTQLSLL